The Mycolicibacterium mucogenicum DSM 44124 genomic sequence GCGGCATGGCGGCGGGCGCCGGGTTCGGCGAGAACACCGCCGCCGCGATCATCACCCGTGGGCTGGCCGAGATCATGCGATTGGGAATCGCGCTCGGCGCCAAGGGCGTAACGCTGGCCGGGCTGGCCGGCGTCGGTGATCTGGTCGCGACCTGCACCTCGCCGCAGTCCCGCAACCGCAGCTTCGGCGAACGTCTGGCGCGCGGCGGCACCATGGAGTCGGCGACGGCCGCGGCCAGTGGCAAGGTCGCCGAGGGCGTCACGTCCTGCCAGTCGGTGCTGGCGCTCGCCGAGAGCTACGACGTCGAGATGCCGCTGACCGACGCGGTGAACCGGGTGTGCCACAAGGGTTTGTCGGTGGACCAGGCGTTCGCGTTGTTGCTCGGCCGCAGCACCAAGCCGGAGTGAGTCGTGGACGGTCAGCTCGGCGACTCCACCCGTAGCGTCAAAGCGACTGCGTCGCAACGGGTTCCAGGTCAGCCGGTGGCGCCGCCGCCGGTTCCGGTGGCGGCCTACCACCTGTCCGACGATGAATCGGACGGTCTGGACTTCTACGGCCGCAACTCCAATCCGGCTTGGCGCCAACTGGAATCGGCTCTGGCCGAACTGGAGGGCGCCGTCTCGGCGCTCACGTTCTCCTCGGGAATGGCCGCCATTTCGTCGGCGCTGCGGGTGCTGGCGACCCCGGGCACCACTCTGGTGGTCCCCGCCGACGGCTACTACCAGGTGCGCAGATACGCGGCCGAGCATCTCGCGGCCCGCGGCGTCACGGTGATCGAGGCGAGCGCCGCGCAGATGTACGACGCCGCCGTCGGCGCCGACGTCGTGCTCGCCGAATCCCCGGTCAACCCGACGCTGGACGTCGTCGACCTGCACCGGCTGTCCACGATCTGCCGCGCCCGCGGCGCGACTTTGGTGGTCGACAACACCGCCGCAACCCCGCTGGGCCAGCGGCCACTGTCGCTCGGCGCGGATCTGGTGGTCGCCAGCGCGACGAAGGGGCTGTCCGGGCACAGCGATCTGATCGCCGGCTACGTCGCCGGGTGCCACCGCGAGCTCATGGCCGCCATCGAACGGGACCGGCTGCTGGCCGGCGCGATCCTCGGCCACTTCGAGGCCTGGTTGGCGCTCCGGAGCCTCGGCACCGCCGGTCTGCGGTTCGAGCGCCAATGCGGCAACGCGCTCGCGCTGGCGATGACACTCGAGGGGCACCCCGCCGTGCGGGCGGTGCGGTATCCCGGCCTGCCCACCGATCCGGCGCATGCCGTCGCCCGCGATCAGATGCGACGTTTCGGCGGCCTGATCGCGATCGAGTTGGCCGATGCCGCCGCCGTCCGGGACCTGGTGAACCGCAGCCGGCTGCTCGTCGCCGCGACCAGTTTCGGCGGCATCCACACCTCGGTCGACAGGCGCGCACGCTGGGGCGATGCGGTCGAGCCGGGTTTTGCGCGGATATCGCTCGGCATCGAGGACACCGACGACCTGCTGGCCGACATCACGGGTGCACTGGGGTAGCCAGGTAGCCTCTCTAGGTTGTGACTGCCCCTCAATCCTCAGGAGCCACCGGCCGTACCCGGGTCGCCGTCGTTTATGGCGGACGCAGTTCGGAGCACGCCATCTCCTGTGTTTCGGCCGGGAGCATCCTGCGCAACCTGGACCCGGCCCGCTACGAGGTCGTCGCCGTCGGCATCACCCCGGAGGGATCCTGGGTGCTGGGAGACGGCCGCCCGGAGACCCTCGCCATCACCGACGGGCAGCTGCCGGGTGTCACCGAGGCGTCCGGCACCGCGCTGACGCTGGCCGCCGATCCGAACCGCCGCGGTGAACTGCTGTCGCTGCAGGACGGCGTCGCGCAGGTGCTGACGGCCGTCGACGTCGTCTTCCCGGTGCTGCACGGACCGTACGGCGAGGACGGCACGATCCAGGGCCTGCTGGAACTGGCCGGGGTGCCGTACGTCGGCGCCGGTGTGCTGGCCAGTGCCGCCGGCATGGACAAGGAATTCACCAAGAAGCTGCTGGCCGCCGACGGACTGCCGATCGGCGACCAGGTGGTGCTGCGGCCGCGCGATGTGACACTGAGCCTGGATGACCGTGAGCGCCTGGGACTGCCGGTGTTCGTGAAGCCGGCCCGCGGTGGATCGTCCATCGGCGTCAGCCGGGTTGCCTCGTGGGACGAGCTGGATCAGGCCATCGCCTATGCGCGCCAACATGATCCGAAGGTGATCGTCGAAGCCGCGATGCCGGGCCGCGAAGTGGAATGCGGTGTGCTGGAGTACCCGGACGGCCGTGTCGCGGCCAGCGAGCTGGGCGAGATTCGCGTGGGTGGCGGGTTCTACGACTTCGCCACCAAGTACCTCGAGGACGCCGCCGAGCTCGACGTGCCCGCCAAGGTCGACGACGAAACCGCCGACGAGATCAGGCAATTGGCCATCCGCGCGTTCAAGGCGCTGGACTGCCAGGGCCTGGCGCGCGTCGACTTCTTCCTGACCGAGAACGGGCCGGTGATCAACGAGATCAACACCATGCCCGGCTTCACCACCATCTCGATGTACCCGCAGATGTGGGCGGCCAGCGGGGTCGACTACGCCACACTGCTCAGTGTCATGGTGGACACCGCGCTCCGGCGCGGGACGGGCCTGCGCTAGCGAGCCGGTGCCGGGTCCAGCGGGCGGGCCGGCATCACCTTTTCGATGAGCTCGGAGATGGTCTGGATTGGCGTGGGACCGGAGCCCTGCGGCAGCGTCAGCGCGACGTAGGTGGCCGGCGTGCCATGGTCGACGGCGTACCAGGTACTGGCACTCGGTCCGCTGGCCTCGAACCACGACACCGCATTGACCATCTGCAGCGGCGCGCCGACGACGAAATCGTCGGGCCGCTCGACGCCGCAGCGCAGCACCACGGTGTCGATGCCGGTCGGGCCCAGCCACGCCGCGGCGCCGGGCGGGGCGGGGTCGGCGAGCGTCGCCCGCCGGAAGTCGCCCATGGTGTCCGGCAGCGTCGCGAGGAGGGCTCGGCACTGATCGCTGTCGGCCTGCGGTGCCGGGGCGCCGGCGAGCGGGAGCGCAACGGGCTTGTCGGCAGGTGCCTGCCGCAGCGCGGCATACGCGAGCAGACCGACGATCGCGGCGATCGCCACGACGACGGCAGCGATGATGGCGCCGCGGGGCGGCCCATCCGGATCGCCCGTCAGATCGTTGCGGTCACCGGGTTCGGTCATGACGGCCACTCTAAGCGCCCGCCGCCCGGGGAAGCTGACGGCGGTGAGCCTGCATAGACTCCACCACCATGACCAGCGCGGAATCCGGGGAGACCCTGGCGGGGCTCGGCGAGTTCGCGTTCATCGGGCGGATCACCGCCCGCCGCACCCAGCCCGCCGAGGTCGTCGTCGGCCCGGGTGACGATGCCGCCCTGCTGACGGTCGCCGACGGCCGGGTCGTGGTGTCCACCGACATGCTGGTCGAGGGCCGGCATTTCCGGCGGGACTGGTCGACGCCGTATGACGTGGGGCGCAAGGCAATTGCGCAGAATGCCGCGGACATCGAGGCCATGGGCGGGCGGGCCTACGCGTTCGTCGTCGGCTTCGGGGCGCCGGTCGACACGGAGGCCGCGGATGCGCAGCTGCTGTCCGACGGAATGTGGTCGGAGGCAACGAAATTCGGTGCCGGAATCGTGGGTGGTGATCTGGTGGCCGCGCCGCAGTGGGTGGTGTCGGTGACGGTGCTCGGTGACCTGGGTGGCCGCCCGCCCGTGCTGCTCTCCGGTGCGCAACCGGGGGACACCGTCGCGGTGGTCGGTGACGTGGGCTGGTCGGGAGCGGGATATGACTTGTGGCGCACGGGTATCCACGAGTTCGACGAGTTGCGCCGACGGCATCTGGTGCCGCACGTGGCTTATGGCCAGGGACCGGCTGCCGCGGCGGCGGGCGCGACGGCCTTGACGGATGTGTCCGACGGCCTGGTCGCCGACCTCGGCCACATCGCGGCGGCGTCGGGTGTGGCGATCGACCTGTCGATGGCAGCGCTCGAGGCCGACGTGGCGATGTTGACGCCGGCGGCCGCCATGGTGGGCGCTGACGCCCGCGACTGGGTGCTCGGCGGCGGCGAGGATCACGTGCTGGTCGGCACCTTCGGTGGCGCACTGCCCGTGGGGTGGCGGGCGATCGGGACGGTCGGTTCGGGGGACCCGCGCGTGACGGTCGACGGCGCGCCCTGGCATGGAGCCGGCGGCTGGGAATCGTTCGGTCAGTAAGGTACTGGCGTGACTGCCCGACCCCTGCACGACCTGATCGACCCCGGCTGGGCCGCGGCCCTGGAGCCCGTCGCCCCGCAAATCACCGCGATGGGTGAATTCCTGCGCGCCGAGAATGCGGCCGGCCACGGCTATCTGCCGGCAGGGGAGAACGTGTTGCGCGCCTTCACCTTCCCCTTCGACGAGGTGCGGGTGCTGATCGTCGGCCAGGACCCCTATCCGACGCCCGGGCATGCCGTCGGGCTGAGTTTCTCGGTGGCACCCGACGTGCGGCCGCTGCCGCGCAGCCTGTCCAACATCTTCACCGAGTACACCGCCGACCTGGGCTACGAGCCGCCCAGTTGCGGTGACCTGAGCCCGTGGTCGAAGCAGGGCGTCATGATGCTGAACAGGGTGCTGACGGTCCGGCCGGGCAATCCCGCGTCGCACCGCGGGAAAGGCTGGGAGGCCATCACCGAATGCGCGATCAACGCGCTGATCGCGCGGCCGCAGCCGCTCGTGGCGGTGTTGTGGGGCCGGGACGCGCAGACCCTCAAGCCCATGCTGACCGGCGAACGCTGCGCGAGCATCGAATCGGTGCACCCGTCGCCGCTGTCGGCGTCACGCGGGTTCTTCGGGTCCCGGCCGTTCAGCCGGGCCAACGAGCTGCTGACGCGCCTCGGCGCCGAACCCATCGACTGGCGCCTGCCCTAGCGCTGCGTGCCCGTTGACCCTGTACCCAGGGCGTATTTGTTCGAGTGAGGTGCGCCCTCACGTGAGAGTCAACGGCTCTGAGCGCTGATATCGAGTTGACCCTGCATCCTGGGCGTAATCGTGCGAGTAGGCCGCAGCGTGGACGCACGCTCAACCGACAGTGCGAACTGAAGACACACGAAAGCGCTGCACGGGATTCGTGCAGCGCTTAGGTGTGAAGCTTTCAGTTGTCAGGCGGAATCAATCCGCCCGGCGGTAGCCGAAACTAGCCGCGGGTGACCTTGCCGGCCTTGAGGCAGGAGGTGCAGGCGTTGACGCGCTTGCGGTTGCCACCCGGACGGTCGACGGCACGCACGGTCTGGATGTTCGGATCCCAGCGGCGGTTGGTCCGACGGTGGGAGTGCGAGACGGACATGCCGAAGCCCGGTCCCTTTCCGCAGATGTCGCACACGGCGGCCATGAAGAACTCCTCGAAAATCAGTACTTGGGGTCTGAGTCCGACGGCCACAGGGTTGTGCGGCGCGAACAGACAACCTGACCAGGATACCGGGCGGCCCGACGATCACCAAAATGGGTCTGGTGACGGCGGTTCCACGGGAGCTGGTCAGGAGATTTGTCGGGGCCAGTGGCTAGGCTGGCGGGGCGCCGAGGGGCACCCGGCGGGCGACTGGAGAATCGGGGTGAACCCGGGCGGACGCGATGGAGGTCACATGTCAGCTGGCGTGGGTCGCACACCCCGTCCGCTGGATGGGATCGCCTTGCGTGACTGGGCGCACACCGCGGTCCTGCACCTCATCGCCCACACCGACGAGATCAACCGGCTGAACGTCTATCCCGTCGCCGACTCCGACACCGGCACCAACATGCTGTTCACCATGCGTGCTGCCGCCGCGCAGGCCGACGAGGCCGTCAAGACGGCGGGCAATGACGTGGTGGCGGTGTCGGCCGCGTTGTCGGCCGGGGCGTTGCACGGCGCCCGGGGCAACTCGGGCGTCATCCTGTCGCAGATCCTCCGCGGCGTGGCCGACGTGGTCGCCGAGGCCGCGTTGCAACGCGGTGAGGACAGGGAGTGCGGCGAGATCACGGCGCCGGAGTTCACCGCGGCCCTGCACCACGCCCAGGTACTGGCCGTCGCGTCGGTCGGGCAGACCGTGCCCGGAACCATCGTGTCGGTGCTGCAGGCGGCCGCGCTGGAAGCCGAGAGTCAGGACGGGGTGACCGACCTCGCGACGATGGCCGCCGCCGTCTCGGATGCCGCCGCGGCAGCGCTCGAGCGCACCACCGATCAGCTCGACGTGCTCGCGGAAGCGGGTGTCGTCGACGCCGGCGGACGCGGCCTGCTGGTCCTGCTCGACGCCCTGACCGTGACGCTGTCCGGCGGCTCGACGCCCCGGCCTCAGTACCAACCCGGGCAGGCGCGGGCAGAGCACGGTCACGACCACCATGACCACCACGAAATCAACGGCGCAGCACCACAATTCGAGGTGATGTACCTGCTGGGCGACTGCGACCCGGACAACGTCGAGGTCCTGCGCGCCCGGCTGCTGCGACTCGGTGAATCGGTTGCCATCGCCGCCGCGATCGCCGGCGTCCAATACAGCGTGCATGTGCACGCCGACGACGCCGGCGCCGCGATCGAGGCCGCCCTCGATCTGGGCACCGTCAGCCGGATTCAGGTCACCGCGCTGATCGGGGCGGCCGGGGCCCGCCCGTCCGGCGGCTGGAGCCGCGACCGCGCCGTGCTGGCGATCGTCGACGGCGACGGCGCGGGGGAGCTGTTCGGCGGCGAGGGCGCGCACGTGCTGCGGCCCGGCGATGGACCGGTCAGTGCGCAGCAGTTCCTGGCCGGGCTGGTCGGCACGGGTGCCGCGCAGATCATGGTGCTGCCCAACGGTTTTCTGGCCGCCGAGGAGTTGGTGGCCGGCTGCGCCACCGCAATCAGCTGGGGCATGGATGTCGTCCCGGTGCCGGCCGGATCCATGGTGCAGGGATTGGCGGCGCTGGCCGTGCACGACCCGGCCCGGCAGGCCGTCGACGACGGTTACAACATGGCGCGCGCCGCGGCAGGCGCCCGCCACGGATCGGTACGGATCGCGACCGAGGCGGCGCTGACGTGGGCCGGGCGGTGCCGTCCGGGGGACGGGCTGGGCATC encodes the following:
- a CDS encoding cystathionine gamma-lyase; its protein translation is MDGQLGDSTRSVKATASQRVPGQPVAPPPVPVAAYHLSDDESDGLDFYGRNSNPAWRQLESALAELEGAVSALTFSSGMAAISSALRVLATPGTTLVVPADGYYQVRRYAAEHLAARGVTVIEASAAQMYDAAVGADVVLAESPVNPTLDVVDLHRLSTICRARGATLVVDNTAATPLGQRPLSLGADLVVASATKGLSGHSDLIAGYVAGCHRELMAAIERDRLLAGAILGHFEAWLALRSLGTAGLRFERQCGNALALAMTLEGHPAVRAVRYPGLPTDPAHAVARDQMRRFGGLIAIELADAAAVRDLVNRSRLLVAATSFGGIHTSVDRRARWGDAVEPGFARISLGIEDTDDLLADITGALG
- a CDS encoding D-alanine--D-alanine ligase family protein, giving the protein MTAPQSSGATGRTRVAVVYGGRSSEHAISCVSAGSILRNLDPARYEVVAVGITPEGSWVLGDGRPETLAITDGQLPGVTEASGTALTLAADPNRRGELLSLQDGVAQVLTAVDVVFPVLHGPYGEDGTIQGLLELAGVPYVGAGVLASAAGMDKEFTKKLLAADGLPIGDQVVLRPRDVTLSLDDRERLGLPVFVKPARGGSSIGVSRVASWDELDQAIAYARQHDPKVIVEAAMPGREVECGVLEYPDGRVAASELGEIRVGGGFYDFATKYLEDAAELDVPAKVDDETADEIRQLAIRAFKALDCQGLARVDFFLTENGPVINEINTMPGFTTISMYPQMWAASGVDYATLLSVMVDTALRRGTGLR
- a CDS encoding DUF3515 domain-containing protein, whose protein sequence is MTEPGDRNDLTGDPDGPPRGAIIAAVVVAIAAIVGLLAYAALRQAPADKPVALPLAGAPAPQADSDQCRALLATLPDTMGDFRRATLADPAPPGAAAWLGPTGIDTVVLRCGVERPDDFVVGAPLQMVNAVSWFEASGPSASTWYAVDHGTPATYVALTLPQGSGPTPIQTISELIEKVMPARPLDPAPAR
- a CDS encoding thiamine-phosphate kinase; the protein is MTSAESGETLAGLGEFAFIGRITARRTQPAEVVVGPGDDAALLTVADGRVVVSTDMLVEGRHFRRDWSTPYDVGRKAIAQNAADIEAMGGRAYAFVVGFGAPVDTEAADAQLLSDGMWSEATKFGAGIVGGDLVAAPQWVVSVTVLGDLGGRPPVLLSGAQPGDTVAVVGDVGWSGAGYDLWRTGIHEFDELRRRHLVPHVAYGQGPAAAAAGATALTDVSDGLVADLGHIAAASGVAIDLSMAALEADVAMLTPAAAMVGADARDWVLGGGEDHVLVGTFGGALPVGWRAIGTVGSGDPRVTVDGAPWHGAGGWESFGQ
- a CDS encoding uracil-DNA glycosylase, whose amino-acid sequence is MTARPLHDLIDPGWAAALEPVAPQITAMGEFLRAENAAGHGYLPAGENVLRAFTFPFDEVRVLIVGQDPYPTPGHAVGLSFSVAPDVRPLPRSLSNIFTEYTADLGYEPPSCGDLSPWSKQGVMMLNRVLTVRPGNPASHRGKGWEAITECAINALIARPQPLVAVLWGRDAQTLKPMLTGERCASIESVHPSPLSASRGFFGSRPFSRANELLTRLGAEPIDWRLP
- the rpmB gene encoding 50S ribosomal protein L28, with protein sequence MAAVCDICGKGPGFGMSVSHSHRRTNRRWDPNIQTVRAVDRPGGNRKRVNACTSCLKAGKVTRG
- a CDS encoding DAK2 domain-containing protein, with translation MSAGVGRTPRPLDGIALRDWAHTAVLHLIAHTDEINRLNVYPVADSDTGTNMLFTMRAAAAQADEAVKTAGNDVVAVSAALSAGALHGARGNSGVILSQILRGVADVVAEAALQRGEDRECGEITAPEFTAALHHAQVLAVASVGQTVPGTIVSVLQAAALEAESQDGVTDLATMAAAVSDAAAAALERTTDQLDVLAEAGVVDAGGRGLLVLLDALTVTLSGGSTPRPQYQPGQARAEHGHDHHDHHEINGAAPQFEVMYLLGDCDPDNVEVLRARLLRLGESVAIAAAIAGVQYSVHVHADDAGAAIEAALDLGTVSRIQVTALIGAAGARPSGGWSRDRAVLAIVDGDGAGELFGGEGAHVLRPGDGPVSAQQFLAGLVGTGAAQIMVLPNGFLAAEELVAGCATAISWGMDVVPVPAGSMVQGLAALAVHDPARQAVDDGYNMARAAAGARHGSVRIATEAALTWAGRCRPGDGLGIAGDEVLIVGHDLVSAASGLIDLLLSSGGELVTVLTGAGVDAEVGVALAEHVRQEHLAAELVTYHTGHRGDALLIGVE